Proteins co-encoded in one Ooceraea biroi isolate clonal line C1 chromosome 9, Obir_v5.4, whole genome shotgun sequence genomic window:
- the LOC105278913 gene encoding uncharacterized protein LOC105278913, with the protein MLGVGKVGSLRIVGCQNHSITRHSDTIAERMKSYMFVFVIFATVLLYTTGYAREICAPENCLTLDMCDEPVKGETFCQQQGTSCCSIVKSEFRTHCRHHSGVCMDNCASALQRNAVDCENNQVCCVLV; encoded by the exons ATGCTCGGAGTTGGGAAAGTGGGATCACTGAGAATCGTCGGCTGTCAGAATCACAGTATCACACGCCATTCCGACACGATCGCCGAAAGGATGAAGTCCTACATGTTTGTGTTTGTCATCTTCGCAACCGTCCTTCTCTACACTACTG GATATGCACGAGAAATATGTGCTCCAGAGAATTGCCTTACTCTTGACATGTGTGACGAACCAGTAAAAGGAGAGACTTTCTGCCAGCAACAGGGTACTTCGTGCTGTAGCATAG TCAAATCGGAATTCAGGACTCATTGCCGTCACCATAGTGGAGTGTGCATGGATAACTGTGCCTCGGCTCTGCAACGTAACGCCGTCGACTGCGAAAACAATCAAGTTTGCTGCGTTCTGGTTTAA